From a single Planococcus shenhongbingii genomic region:
- a CDS encoding NRDE family protein: MCLVNFQYKDHPKYKLVLAANRDEFYNRPTEPAHFWKDAPALLAGRDLMQMGTWLGVAKNGRIAALTNFRDPSMPEANKISRGAIVRDFLTSDMEPQLFLESLIPENYTGFNILVGDADHLYYYNNIENCITEIEPGIHGLSNHLLNTPWPKVIKGKNYLERYLSEHEEVAADDLFSFLADSEQADDSALPETGIGIEFERMLSSMFIKTPEYGTRSATVVLIDNDNHVTFVERVYEKGLFKEQNVFEFDVE; encoded by the coding sequence ATGTGTTTGGTTAACTTTCAATACAAGGATCATCCAAAATACAAATTGGTTCTGGCAGCAAACCGGGATGAATTTTACAATCGTCCAACAGAACCTGCCCATTTCTGGAAAGACGCGCCTGCTTTATTGGCAGGCCGAGATTTAATGCAAATGGGTACTTGGCTTGGAGTGGCCAAAAACGGCCGGATTGCTGCTCTCACCAACTTCCGGGACCCCTCCATGCCGGAAGCGAATAAAATCTCTCGCGGCGCGATTGTCCGGGACTTTTTAACATCTGACATGGAGCCGCAATTATTTTTGGAATCATTGATTCCTGAAAATTACACGGGCTTTAATATTCTTGTCGGTGATGCGGATCACTTATACTACTATAACAATATCGAAAATTGCATCACAGAAATTGAGCCCGGAATCCACGGGCTGAGCAATCATTTACTCAATACGCCTTGGCCGAAAGTGATTAAAGGGAAGAATTATCTGGAGAGGTATTTATCTGAACATGAGGAAGTTGCTGCAGATGATTTATTCAGTTTCTTGGCCGACAGTGAGCAAGCAGACGATTCTGCCTTGCCGGAAACCGGTATCGGAATTGAATTCGAACGCATGCTTTCTTCCATGTTCATCAAGACACCCGAGTATGGTACGCGTTCGGCAACAGTCGTTTTGATTGATAATGATAACCATGTAACATTTGTGGAAAGGGTTTATGAAAAAGGGTTATTCAAAGAACAGAATGTCTTTGAATTTGATGTGGAGTGA
- a CDS encoding SRPBCC family protein translates to MRAEIIQNEQGYTATFERQLQQESNQVWAMLTENSKLQQWFAELTIEDLQKGGNITFDMGDGTFENMAILDYEEGKSIAFEWAEDEVHFEVTPENGGTKLVLVETISKITPHTARDLAGWHVCLDAIVAILNKEEIARQEEWNKEYPEYQRLLESMTGSIE, encoded by the coding sequence ATGAGAGCAGAAATTATTCAAAACGAGCAGGGCTATACCGCCACTTTCGAACGGCAATTACAGCAGGAATCCAATCAGGTTTGGGCAATGCTGACCGAAAACAGTAAATTGCAGCAGTGGTTCGCAGAGCTGACGATAGAGGATTTGCAAAAAGGGGGGAACATCACATTCGATATGGGTGACGGCACATTTGAAAATATGGCCATTCTTGATTACGAAGAAGGAAAGTCGATTGCCTTTGAATGGGCGGAAGACGAAGTTCATTTTGAAGTAACACCAGAAAATGGAGGCACAAAACTCGTGCTGGTGGAAACAATCAGTAAAATTACTCCACATACGGCAAGAGACCTTGCTGGATGGCATGTTTGCCTGGATGCAATCGTAGCTATTTTAAACAAAGAAGAAATTGCCCGCCAGGAAGAATGGAATAAGGAATATCCTGAATACCAGCGTCTATTGGAAAGCATGACTGGATCAATCGAATAA
- the uvsE gene encoding UV DNA damage repair endonuclease UvsE — MRLGYACMNTELKTIFRTLRVATAETEGTAKIKELTLKNMQTTLEIIQWNLVNDILFYRASSNLIPLSTHPINDWVWWEDPEFLFIAGQIRDLVQTHQMRVSMHPGQYTVLNSPKPEVVEKSIQDLEYHDRLIQLLGGNDLIVHTGGAYGDKAAAKARFAENYLKLPESIKRRLRLENDDKTFTIRDVLEVSKMCGIPVCFDIHHHNCNNDGTPVDFAEILATWEGYGIPKIHISTGKEGFTDLRHHDLVSETDFNELLLLLGDTDADIMFEAKLKEQAVLPFLKQLLNK, encoded by the coding sequence ATGAGATTAGGCTATGCATGTATGAACACAGAATTAAAAACCATCTTCAGAACATTGCGGGTGGCAACTGCAGAAACAGAGGGAACAGCTAAAATAAAAGAGCTGACATTAAAAAATATGCAGACCACACTTGAAATCATTCAATGGAATCTAGTGAATGATATTCTATTTTACCGGGCTTCAAGCAATTTGATCCCTTTATCCACCCATCCCATAAATGATTGGGTCTGGTGGGAAGACCCTGAGTTTTTGTTTATCGCAGGACAAATTCGGGATTTGGTACAGACCCATCAAATGCGCGTTTCCATGCACCCTGGCCAATACACGGTATTAAATTCCCCAAAACCTGAAGTGGTGGAAAAATCGATTCAGGATTTGGAGTATCATGACCGGCTTATCCAATTGCTCGGCGGCAACGATTTAATTGTCCATACAGGCGGAGCTTATGGCGATAAGGCTGCAGCTAAAGCCCGTTTCGCTGAAAACTATTTGAAGTTGCCTGAAAGCATCAAACGGCGGCTGCGTCTTGAAAATGATGATAAAACCTTCACCATCCGTGATGTGCTGGAAGTAAGCAAAATGTGCGGCATTCCGGTATGCTTCGATATCCATCATCATAATTGCAATAATGATGGAACACCGGTTGATTTTGCCGAGATCCTGGCGACTTGGGAAGGCTACGGTATACCCAAAATCCATATAAGTACAGGCAAAGAAGGTTTTACCGATTTGCGCCACCACGACTTAGTCTCGGAGACAGACTTTAATGAATTGCTTCTATTGTTAGGGGATACGGATGCGGACATTATGTTCGAAGCAAAGTTAAAAGAACAAGCGGTCCTTCCATTTTTAAAACAATTATTAAATAAGTAA
- a CDS encoding sigma-70 family RNA polymerase sigma factor: MKNFEEAIVQYSPMISAIIRKLHIYRDYETYKQVGKIALWQACLRFDETKGNFTPFAYRSIHGAMLDELKKETRFADRFTVAENEQFEWISDDRVTDELPEWIQTALLAEAEYILLEDLFVKGKSLRELASISGISHAGMKKRRERVLKKVKDRIAPDIFD, from the coding sequence TTGAAGAATTTTGAAGAAGCGATTGTCCAATATTCACCCATGATTTCTGCTATTATCCGTAAACTGCATATTTACCGTGATTATGAGACTTATAAGCAAGTTGGTAAAATAGCACTTTGGCAAGCATGTCTCCGGTTTGATGAAACAAAAGGGAATTTTACTCCGTTTGCCTATCGCAGTATTCACGGCGCAATGCTTGACGAGCTCAAAAAGGAAACACGCTTTGCCGATCGCTTTACTGTGGCAGAAAATGAACAGTTTGAATGGATCAGCGATGATCGTGTGACAGATGAATTGCCTGAATGGATCCAAACGGCTTTACTGGCGGAAGCAGAATATATTTTGCTTGAAGATTTATTCGTAAAAGGGAAAAGCTTAAGGGAATTAGCTTCTATTTCTGGAATTTCGCATGCAGGTATGAAAAAGAGGCGGGAAAGAGTGCTGAAAAAAGTGAAAGACCGCATAGCGCCGGATATTTTTGATTGA
- a CDS encoding competence protein ComK, with amino-acid sequence MGKYEENFIDRSALFLISSFETERKTKVVTKHGEYYSRLPALQLLDQACMLYASTYDGRVKATRYNLKQHKKTPILISNDGVAAFPTKSPTHPECIWIFNHDYRTEKLAAGKTRIIYEQHNVSVELDVSIHTLEKQRTRMYEMLYYYMKIQDRHNT; translated from the coding sequence TTGGGGAAATACGAAGAGAACTTCATAGATCGATCAGCATTATTTTTAATTTCTTCATTTGAAACAGAGCGCAAGACAAAAGTGGTAACAAAGCATGGAGAGTATTATTCGCGCCTCCCCGCCCTGCAATTACTTGATCAGGCCTGCATGCTTTATGCCTCAACCTATGACGGTCGAGTCAAAGCGACACGGTACAATCTTAAGCAGCATAAGAAAACACCCATCCTTATATCCAATGACGGCGTTGCTGCATTTCCGACAAAATCTCCAACTCATCCGGAATGCATTTGGATATTCAATCACGATTACCGCACTGAAAAGCTTGCTGCCGGCAAAACCAGAATTATTTACGAACAGCATAATGTTTCTGTTGAATTGGATGTGTCCATCCATACACTGGAAAAGCAGCGGACACGTATGTATGAAATGCTTTATTATTATATGAAAATCCAAGACAGACACAATACATAA
- a CDS encoding GyrI-like domain-containing protein translates to MTYKYINEPTVELRMEQPYVGIPIQVTLKEWAKTTVLLPEIYDWLNAKGIEPTGEPFYRYWCIGNDDTEYSLEVGVPIERMAAGNDRVIASFIPGGSYATAVHHGHPDQLEHSLKELEEWTAKEELEIDKRWEEDEVFWNGRFEFYLTDPELEPDLFKWKIEIAFLLLRDDAA, encoded by the coding sequence ATGACTTATAAATATATCAATGAACCTACGGTCGAATTACGCATGGAACAGCCCTATGTAGGGATTCCTATACAGGTAACTTTAAAAGAATGGGCTAAGACTACTGTGCTGCTTCCTGAAATTTATGACTGGCTGAACGCAAAAGGCATTGAACCTACTGGCGAACCGTTTTACCGTTATTGGTGCATCGGCAATGATGATACGGAATATAGTCTGGAAGTAGGGGTTCCAATTGAACGGATGGCAGCGGGGAACGATCGGGTGATTGCCAGTTTTATCCCGGGAGGTTCATATGCAACAGCGGTGCATCATGGGCATCCGGATCAGCTGGAGCATTCTCTGAAGGAATTGGAAGAGTGGACGGCAAAAGAAGAGCTGGAAATTGACAAACGGTGGGAAGAAGATGAAGTCTTTTGGAATGGCCGCTTCGAATTTTATTTGACGGATCCTGAATTGGAACCCGATTTATTCAAATGGAAAATTGAAATAGCATTTTTATTGCTGCGGGATGATGCCGCATAA
- a CDS encoding TetR/AcrR family transcriptional regulator: MDKRQELMNKAVHFFSLKGFHQTSVQEIAHAAGISKGAFYKHFDSKENLFMDILIRYHEELYADLASPHFSQDSTSKEIFTKKLVLEIERTVTNKEFFLMAFKDFPKDKNEQLEKLFQELRISQLTVHKNNLLEVYGEKVQPFIYDLVTVLEGIKREYFINLIFLNRNADAAKLAGFIVSSLDAIVGQLSQMEPVLTDIPSPLSPFEESFLKVEEKIRMSAPNKEKLLSTLQLLKEEAAKKERQDFLIEALWLYLTQEPKIEKELFQLKKFL; this comes from the coding sequence TTGGACAAACGGCAGGAACTAATGAATAAGGCGGTTCATTTTTTCTCATTAAAAGGTTTTCATCAAACTTCTGTACAGGAAATCGCCCACGCAGCCGGAATTTCAAAAGGCGCATTCTACAAGCATTTTGATTCCAAAGAAAACCTTTTTATGGACATCTTAATACGCTACCATGAGGAATTGTATGCTGACCTGGCCTCTCCTCATTTTTCCCAAGACTCAACCAGCAAAGAAATCTTCACCAAAAAACTGGTACTTGAAATTGAACGGACTGTTACCAACAAAGAATTCTTTTTAATGGCATTCAAGGATTTTCCCAAGGATAAAAATGAACAGTTGGAGAAACTGTTTCAGGAATTGCGGATTTCTCAGCTTACGGTACATAAAAACAATCTGCTGGAAGTCTACGGCGAAAAAGTTCAGCCGTTCATTTACGACCTTGTGACCGTACTCGAAGGAATTAAACGCGAATACTTCATTAACTTGATTTTTTTAAACAGGAATGCAGATGCGGCAAAATTAGCCGGTTTTATTGTTTCAAGTCTGGATGCCATTGTCGGCCAACTTTCCCAAATGGAACCGGTCTTAACCGACATTCCATCACCGCTCAGCCCATTTGAAGAAAGTTTTCTGAAAGTCGAGGAAAAAATCAGAATGTCAGCACCGAATAAAGAAAAGCTTCTTTCTACTCTTCAGCTTCTTAAAGAAGAAGCAGCAAAGAAAGAGCGCCAGGATTTCCTGATTGAAGCATTATGGCTGTATTTAACGCAAGAACCAAAAATCGAAAAAGAACTTTTTCAACTAAAGAAGTTTTTATAA
- a CDS encoding efflux RND transporter permease subunit, protein MKKIIDFSLNNKFAIWILTFMVIAAGLYSGFTMKQESIPSITLPALTVVATYPGAAPDEIVEELTIPMEQRIQNMNGVELVTSSSMANAATIQVQYTFETDMDEAARQVETALSEISLPEGANEPEVSRVSLDAFPILTLSISDSKHSLEELTATVEDTVLPELEGVEGLSDAQISGQRIQKVTMTFNEEKMAQYGMTQETIQQLIQGSNLSFPLGLTNFDGELKNLVIDGNVTTVEDLKALQIPAVPQQTAGGMAPGQLPPGSAGMDSSQNPAAAATVPAVTEVPTIALSELADIEVVSEAESISRTNGEESIGIQIVKSPDANTVEVVNAVKDIASDLEKEYDLTVATTFDQGEPIEQSVETMLSKALYGILFAVVIILIFLRSFKTTIISIISIPLSLLMAIFLLNQMDITLNIMTLGALTVAIGRVIDDSIVVIENIYRRMALPGERLRGKELIREATREMFIPIFSSTIVTIAVFLPLALVDGQIGELFLPFALAVVFALSASLLVAVTIVPMLAHSMYGKQLQNLDSIKPKKKAHGPGKLAGGYRRILEWTLNHKIITFGGATVVLIASLFLIPVIGVSFLPEEEQKMVMATYSPEPGQTLENVEQIALDAEEMISTRDGVTTYQYSLGGSNPMAAMGGGGNNSALFFIEYDNDFENFSEESGKLIEELNSQTGTGEWASMDFSATGSSGIEMFVYGDNIEDIQTAIDKIQPLMEENKGLEKVESSLTEAYDQYTLVADQESLGQSGLTAAQIGMALRGTGESPVLTTVKHDNKDINVYVEVPREDYAGIKDVTDVQIPTALGTTVAIGDVMEVEEGKSPDTISRRDGQMYASLSADVLGNDAAAITAELDEKVNGMELPSGVSIDHGGVTEQINESFTQLGLAMLAAIAIVYFVLVVTFGGALAPFAILFSLPFTVIGVLVALWISGEALSVNALIGVLMLIGIVVTNAIVLVDRVINKEKEGFTTREALLEAGSTRLRPILMTALATIGALIPLAIGAEGGGLISKGLGITVIGGLTSSTLLTLVIVPIVYEVVSKFRKKQVN, encoded by the coding sequence TTGAAGAAAATCATTGATTTTTCCCTGAACAATAAGTTCGCTATTTGGATTCTAACTTTCATGGTAATCGCCGCAGGTTTGTATTCCGGCTTTACGATGAAACAAGAATCGATTCCAAGCATTACATTGCCGGCTTTAACGGTAGTGGCAACTTATCCTGGAGCCGCTCCGGATGAAATCGTTGAAGAATTGACCATTCCGATGGAGCAAAGAATCCAGAACATGAACGGTGTTGAACTGGTGACATCGTCTTCTATGGCAAACGCCGCAACGATTCAAGTCCAATATACATTTGAAACGGACATGGATGAAGCAGCACGCCAAGTTGAAACAGCACTTTCTGAAATTTCATTGCCGGAAGGCGCCAACGAACCTGAAGTGTCACGCGTCAGCCTTGATGCATTTCCTATTCTGACACTCAGCATCAGCGATTCTAAACATTCATTGGAAGAACTGACCGCTACTGTAGAAGATACCGTGCTGCCTGAACTTGAAGGCGTGGAAGGTTTGTCCGATGCACAAATCTCCGGTCAGCGCATCCAAAAAGTGACCATGACCTTCAATGAAGAAAAAATGGCCCAATACGGCATGACACAAGAAACAATCCAGCAATTGATCCAAGGCTCCAACCTTTCATTCCCCCTTGGATTGACCAATTTTGATGGCGAGTTGAAAAATCTTGTGATCGACGGCAATGTGACAACGGTGGAAGATCTGAAAGCATTGCAAATCCCCGCTGTACCGCAGCAAACCGCTGGTGGAATGGCTCCAGGACAACTGCCTCCCGGCTCTGCTGGCATGGATTCATCCCAGAATCCTGCAGCCGCCGCGACAGTTCCTGCTGTTACAGAAGTACCGACCATTGCACTCAGTGAATTGGCTGATATTGAAGTGGTCAGTGAAGCCGAATCGATTTCCCGGACAAATGGTGAGGAATCGATTGGTATTCAAATCGTTAAATCTCCTGATGCCAATACGGTGGAAGTGGTAAATGCAGTAAAAGACATTGCCTCTGATCTTGAGAAAGAGTATGACTTAACTGTTGCAACGACATTTGACCAAGGAGAACCAATTGAGCAATCGGTTGAAACAATGCTCAGCAAAGCGCTTTACGGCATTTTATTCGCTGTGGTGATTATCTTGATTTTCTTGCGCAGCTTTAAAACAACAATCATTTCGATTATTTCTATCCCATTGTCCCTATTGATGGCGATTTTCTTGTTAAACCAAATGGATATCACGTTGAATATCATGACTCTCGGTGCCTTGACTGTCGCCATTGGACGAGTCATCGATGATTCGATTGTCGTGATTGAAAATATTTATCGCCGCATGGCACTGCCAGGCGAGCGACTTCGCGGCAAAGAATTGATCCGCGAAGCAACAAGGGAAATGTTCATCCCGATTTTCTCCTCAACTATTGTTACCATTGCGGTATTCCTGCCGCTCGCATTAGTCGATGGACAAATCGGTGAATTGTTCCTGCCATTCGCTCTTGCAGTAGTATTCGCACTTTCCGCTTCCCTCTTGGTTGCGGTTACGATTGTGCCGATGCTTGCCCATTCAATGTACGGCAAACAGCTGCAAAACTTGGATTCTATTAAACCAAAGAAAAAAGCACACGGTCCCGGGAAATTGGCTGGTGGATACCGCCGCATTCTGGAATGGACATTAAACCATAAAATTATTACATTCGGAGGAGCTACTGTTGTCCTGATTGCCAGTTTATTCTTGATTCCGGTCATTGGCGTCAGCTTCTTGCCGGAAGAAGAACAAAAGATGGTCATGGCAACCTACAGCCCGGAACCTGGACAGACACTTGAAAATGTGGAACAAATCGCGTTGGACGCTGAAGAAATGATCAGCACCCGTGATGGCGTAACCACTTATCAGTATTCTCTTGGCGGCAGCAACCCGATGGCTGCGATGGGCGGAGGCGGCAACAACTCTGCACTGTTCTTCATTGAATATGATAATGACTTTGAAAACTTCAGTGAGGAAAGCGGAAAGCTTATTGAAGAATTGAACAGCCAGACCGGCACCGGTGAATGGGCAAGCATGGACTTCTCTGCAACCGGATCAAGCGGCATTGAAATGTTCGTTTATGGGGATAATATTGAAGACATCCAAACCGCTATCGATAAAATCCAGCCGCTGATGGAAGAAAACAAAGGCTTGGAAAAAGTCGAATCGAGCCTGACAGAAGCTTATGACCAATACACCTTGGTCGCTGATCAGGAGAGCCTGGGGCAATCCGGCTTGACGGCCGCACAAATTGGCATGGCATTGAGAGGTACTGGCGAATCACCTGTTTTGACTACAGTGAAGCATGACAATAAAGATATTAATGTCTATGTGGAAGTTCCGCGGGAAGACTATGCTGGAATCAAAGACGTAACGGACGTCCAGATCCCAACTGCACTCGGCACAACCGTTGCCATCGGCGATGTGATGGAAGTTGAAGAAGGCAAATCTCCGGATACCATCAGCCGGCGCGACGGCCAGATGTACGCTTCTTTATCAGCTGACGTATTAGGCAACGATGCAGCTGCCATTACTGCAGAACTGGACGAAAAAGTAAATGGAATGGAATTGCCGAGCGGTGTGTCGATTGACCATGGCGGCGTTACAGAACAAATCAACGAATCGTTTACCCAGCTCGGTTTAGCGATGCTTGCAGCGATTGCCATCGTCTACTTCGTATTGGTGGTCACATTCGGCGGCGCATTGGCACCATTTGCCATCCTGTTCTCATTGCCGTTCACAGTAATCGGCGTATTGGTGGCATTATGGATTTCAGGAGAAGCTTTAAGCGTTAACGCTTTGATCGGCGTCTTGATGCTGATCGGTATTGTTGTCACCAATGCAATCGTCTTGGTGGACCGCGTTATCAATAAAGAAAAAGAAGGTTTCACCACACGGGAAGCCTTGCTTGAAGCAGGTTCTACCCGACTCCGCCCGATCTTGATGACGGCACTTGCGACAATCGGCGCACTCATTCCGCTTGCAATCGGAGCAGAAGGCGGCGGCTTGATTTCAAAAGGCCTCGGCATCACCGTAATCGGCGGATTAACGAGTTCGACGTTATTGACATTGGTCATCGTGCCAATCGTTTATGAAGTGGTATCGAAATTCCGCAAGAAACAAGTGAATTAA
- a CDS encoding DUF1028 domain-containing protein, with product MTRGLVSKESLVATFSIIGADPETGEVGVAVQSKFLAVGSIVPWAKADVGAVATQSWANTSYGPEGLALLEQGTPPEEVIAKLVMDDPGKDLRQVAIINASGEASAFTGKECYDWAGHKVGKHYSAQGNILVSEETVTSMSKTFEKTKGPLAERLLAALAAAQQAGGDSRGKQSAAIYVLQKGAGYGGYNDVKVDLRVDDHPEPIEELQRLYKLHKLYGMPSEEFVEIEGSVFEEIKSQLIKLGLLEQGDQRVYEGEVQEALKTFALRENFDDRWTEESKIDEKVLEFLRKQ from the coding sequence ATGACAAGGGGATTAGTCAGTAAAGAAAGTTTAGTTGCAACATTTTCGATCATCGGAGCAGATCCTGAAACCGGTGAAGTCGGGGTTGCTGTGCAGTCAAAATTTTTAGCCGTCGGCTCTATTGTACCTTGGGCAAAAGCGGATGTCGGGGCAGTAGCGACGCAATCATGGGCGAATACTTCGTATGGGCCTGAAGGACTGGCACTGCTTGAACAAGGGACGCCGCCAGAGGAAGTGATCGCGAAATTAGTGATGGATGATCCCGGAAAGGACTTGCGCCAAGTTGCCATCATCAATGCAAGTGGGGAAGCGAGCGCGTTTACAGGGAAAGAATGCTATGACTGGGCAGGCCATAAAGTCGGCAAGCATTATTCGGCGCAAGGCAATATTCTAGTCAGCGAAGAAACGGTCACTTCAATGAGCAAGACTTTCGAGAAGACAAAAGGCCCGCTGGCGGAACGTTTGCTTGCAGCATTAGCAGCGGCGCAGCAAGCAGGAGGTGACAGCCGCGGCAAGCAATCGGCAGCTATTTATGTTCTGCAAAAAGGGGCGGGCTACGGCGGCTATAATGATGTCAAAGTGGATCTCCGCGTGGATGACCATCCCGAACCGATTGAAGAACTGCAGCGATTGTATAAGTTGCATAAATTATATGGCATGCCTTCTGAGGAGTTTGTTGAAATTGAAGGCAGCGTTTTTGAAGAAATAAAAAGCCAGCTTATCAAATTGGGCTTGCTTGAACAAGGGGATCAGCGGGTATATGAAGGCGAAGTCCAGGAAGCGCTGAAGACATTTGCACTCCGCGAGAATTTTGATGACCGCTGGACGGAGGAAAGCAAGATTGACGAGAAGGTACTGGAGTTTTTGCGGAAGCAGTGA